One genomic window of Roseateles sp. DAIF2 includes the following:
- a CDS encoding PepSY domain-containing protein, which translates to MVLKRWLYLLHRWAGIALCLVMALWFLSGMVMLYVGYPKLTPAEQRQGLTPLPAEACCVPLAQAQQAAATQHGQPPGAARQWRLNTVAGEPRYFFSFGEGHGQRLVAVDARSGAAIRAIDAEAALASARHFARGAEARLLARLEGEDAWTHSRALDPHRPLYRIEVDDAERRWLYVSGRTGEVVRDATLTERRWGWIGAWLHWLYMFRGGPLDGIWTDLVIWLSLAGGVLALSGMVVGVWRWRFKGRYKTGSRSPYREPVARWHHLLGLAGGSLALTWVLSGLFSMNPWKLFEAPGPRPDRIALAGGRLQAGQGPEAGAALRAQEQAVLAIEWRRVDGQQHLLLQGAGGAQWLVDAQGRRVPERLLPGARVLDEGEEWLRGYDRYYYAREAHTMTGQRERPLPALRLRLDDAEQHWVVLDPATGAIVQLSNRRQRAERWLFAFLHSFDLPPFLNARPLWDGWMLGFSLAGLALSLSGVVMGWRRLRGQRAGAWGEAVV; encoded by the coding sequence ATGGTGCTGAAGCGCTGGCTCTATCTGCTGCATCGCTGGGCCGGCATCGCGCTGTGCCTGGTGATGGCGCTGTGGTTCCTGTCGGGCATGGTGATGCTCTATGTCGGCTATCCCAAGCTGACGCCGGCGGAGCAGCGGCAAGGCCTGACCCCCTTGCCGGCCGAGGCCTGCTGCGTGCCGCTGGCGCAGGCGCAGCAGGCGGCCGCGACGCAGCATGGCCAGCCGCCGGGCGCGGCGCGCCAATGGCGGCTGAACACGGTGGCCGGCGAGCCGCGCTACTTCTTCAGCTTCGGCGAAGGGCACGGGCAGCGGCTGGTGGCGGTCGATGCGCGCAGCGGCGCGGCCATCCGCGCGATCGATGCGGAAGCGGCGCTGGCCTCGGCCCGCCATTTCGCGCGGGGGGCCGAGGCGCGCCTGCTGGCGCGCCTCGAGGGCGAGGATGCCTGGACCCATTCGCGTGCGCTCGATCCGCACCGGCCCCTGTATCGCATCGAGGTGGACGATGCCGAGCGGCGCTGGCTCTATGTCAGCGGCCGCACCGGCGAGGTGGTGCGCGACGCGACCCTGACCGAGCGCCGCTGGGGCTGGATCGGCGCCTGGCTGCACTGGCTCTATATGTTCCGCGGCGGCCCGCTCGATGGCATCTGGACCGATCTGGTGATCTGGCTGTCGCTGGCGGGCGGGGTGCTGGCGCTGAGCGGGATGGTGGTGGGCGTCTGGCGCTGGCGCTTCAAGGGCCGCTACAAGACCGGATCGCGCTCGCCCTATCGCGAGCCGGTCGCGCGCTGGCACCATCTGCTGGGCCTGGCCGGCGGCAGCCTGGCGCTGACCTGGGTGCTGAGCGGCCTGTTCTCGATGAACCCCTGGAAGCTGTTCGAGGCGCCGGGCCCGCGGCCGGACCGCATCGCCCTCGCCGGCGGCCGCCTGCAGGCCGGGCAGGGGCCCGAGGCCGGCGCCGCGCTGCGGGCGCAAGAGCAGGCGGTGCTGGCGATCGAATGGCGGCGCGTCGACGGCCAGCAGCATCTGCTGCTGCAGGGCGCCGGCGGTGCGCAATGGCTGGTCGATGCGCAGGGCCGGCGTGTGCCCGAGCGCCTGCTGCCGGGTGCCCGCGTGCTGGATGAGGGAGAGGAATGGCTGCGCGGCTACGACCGCTACTACTACGCCCGCGAGGCCCACACGATGACCGGCCAGCGCGAGCGCCCGCTGCCGGCGCTGCGCCTGCGGCTGGACGATGCCGAGCAGCATTGGGTGGTGCTCGACCCGGCGACCGGCGCCATCGTCCAGCTGAGCAACCGGCGCCAGCGCGCCGAACGCTGGCTGTTCGCCTTCCTGCACAGCTTCGACCTGCCGCCGTTCCTCAACGCCCGCCCGCTCTGGGACGGCTGGATGCTGGGCTTCAGCCTGGCCGGCCTGGCGCTGAGCCTGAGCGGGGTGGTGATGGGGTGGCGGCGGTTGCGGGGGCAGCGGGCGGGCGCTTGGGGTGAGGCCGTAGTGTGA
- a CDS encoding dienelactone hydrolase family protein: MRVFLFFLILIALAGGAQAASPASPSLGITPAAGPHAVGLRVVQQYDYSRVLAAPVDAFGQAGKAGPARPIQTLVWYPAQRSRAAPMRVADYLQASLSDVDFAFPKAEAARQRAGWMAGPQRAQFGAPTRAVRDAAAAGGRYPVLIYAPSFGAFAHENLDLCEYLASHGYVVLASPSLGARSIAMSADNEGVEAQAADIAFLAHYAQSLPQADITRLAAVGFSWGGMANVFAAARSNRIKALVSLDGSIRFFPKIWSAAGYVRPASTAVPLLFLAAPAAGAKAMEIDDASYLGTMKYSDVYAATLYPLTHGDFSSWHLRFAPADVSPVDARLQAYRSAALYTRRFLDAYLKNDASALEFLQAPPAQNGIGSELMSMAIRPASFVLLGEADFLRAFAKAGYRNARDLYTQMSARSPDFRLSPANLNQLGAQLLQAGNARGAVELFQLATHIEPGFASAFDGEGAAYESLGETALAIAAYEKAVAADKNQGKARARIEALRAGGPK, translated from the coding sequence ATGCGCGTCTTCTTGTTCTTCTTGATCCTCATCGCCCTTGCCGGCGGCGCTCAGGCGGCCTCGCCCGCTAGCCCTTCGCTGGGTATCACTCCGGCAGCCGGCCCGCATGCCGTCGGCCTGCGCGTCGTGCAGCAGTACGACTACAGCCGCGTGCTGGCAGCGCCGGTCGATGCCTTCGGCCAGGCCGGCAAGGCGGGACCGGCGCGGCCCATCCAGACCCTTGTCTGGTACCCGGCCCAACGCAGCCGTGCGGCGCCCATGCGCGTGGCCGACTATCTCCAGGCCAGCCTGAGCGATGTCGACTTCGCGTTCCCCAAGGCAGAAGCGGCCAGGCAGCGAGCGGGCTGGATGGCGGGGCCGCAGCGAGCGCAGTTCGGCGCACCGACCCGCGCGGTGCGGGATGCCGCAGCGGCGGGCGGCCGCTATCCGGTGCTGATCTACGCGCCCAGCTTCGGCGCCTTCGCCCATGAGAACCTGGATCTCTGCGAATACCTGGCCAGCCATGGCTATGTGGTCCTGGCGAGTCCCAGCCTGGGCGCGCGCTCGATCGCGATGAGCGCCGACAACGAAGGCGTGGAGGCACAGGCCGCGGATATCGCCTTCCTGGCCCACTACGCGCAATCGCTGCCGCAGGCCGACATCACCAGGCTCGCGGCGGTCGGCTTCAGCTGGGGCGGCATGGCCAATGTGTTCGCCGCGGCGCGCTCGAACCGGATCAAGGCGCTGGTCAGCCTGGATGGATCCATCCGCTTCTTTCCAAAGATATGGAGCGCCGCCGGTTACGTCCGTCCTGCGAGCACGGCCGTGCCGCTGCTGTTCCTGGCAGCGCCCGCAGCGGGCGCGAAGGCGATGGAGATCGATGACGCGAGCTACCTCGGCACCATGAAGTACTCGGACGTCTACGCTGCCACCCTGTACCCACTGACGCACGGCGACTTCAGCTCATGGCATCTGCGCTTTGCCCCTGCGGACGTCTCGCCTGTAGATGCCCGGCTGCAGGCCTACCGCAGTGCGGCGCTCTACACACGCCGCTTCCTGGACGCCTACCTGAAGAACGATGCGAGCGCCTTGGAGTTCTTGCAGGCCCCTCCCGCGCAGAACGGCATCGGCTCGGAGCTGATGTCCATGGCGATCCGCCCGGCCAGCTTCGTGCTGCTCGGCGAGGCGGATTTCCTGCGCGCTTTCGCCAAGGCCGGGTACCGGAATGCGCGCGACCTCTATACGCAAATGTCCGCCCGGTCCCCCGATTTCAGGCTCAGCCCCGCGAACCTGAACCAGCTCGGCGCCCAACTGCTGCAGGCAGGCAACGCGCGGGGCGCCGTGGAGCTGTTCCAGCTGGCGACCCATATCGAACCCGGCTTCGCCAGTGCTTTCGACGGCGAGGGCGCGGCGTATGAGTCTTTGGGCGAGACGGCGCTGGCCATCGCCGCTTATGAAAAAGCGGTGGCGGCCGACAAGAACCAGGGCAAGGCCAGGGCCAGGATCGAGGCCCTGCGCGCGGGCGGTCCGAAGTAA
- a CDS encoding RidA family protein translates to MASTSTAEERLQALGLSLPPITPPRGSFRPYIVSGSTLYLSGKGAPLREENGLPIPKVGREVSIEQAHAREVALHLLALTRQALGDLGRVRRVVKVFGMVNADPDFTGHTEVINGCSDLLVAVLGERGEHARSAIGVGSLPKGFAVEIEAVIEFD, encoded by the coding sequence ATGGCATCCACCTCCACCGCCGAAGAGCGCCTGCAGGCGCTCGGACTGAGCCTTCCGCCGATCACCCCGCCGCGCGGCAGCTTCCGGCCCTACATCGTCTCGGGGTCCACCCTCTACCTGTCCGGCAAGGGCGCGCCGCTGCGGGAGGAAAACGGCCTGCCGATACCCAAGGTGGGCCGCGAGGTCTCGATCGAGCAGGCCCATGCCCGCGAGGTGGCGCTCCATCTGCTGGCGCTGACCCGGCAGGCGCTCGGCGACCTCGGGCGGGTCCGGCGCGTGGTCAAGGTCTTCGGCATGGTCAATGCCGACCCCGACTTCACCGGCCATACCGAGGTCATCAACGGCTGCTCGGACCTGCTGGTCGCGGTGCTCGGCGAACGCGGCGAGCATGCCCGCTCCGCGATCGGCGTCGGCTCGCTGCCCAAGGGCTTCGCGGTGGAGATCGAGGCGGTCATCGAGTTCGACTAA
- a CDS encoding glutathione binding-like protein has translation MSTPTTPILFYYAPNACSLAAHIVLRETGLDFEPVRIDLATRRTEGGEDYAAIHAKGYVPALVLEDGRLLSENTALLDWLSQRTAPLRPTGDWARTRQLELLSFLSTQLHKPFVRLFFEEDAAQRRALVEELGGRFDWLTRQLGASQYLLDDRYGVADALLYVLLRWAMMLELPLAPALRAHGARIEARPASRAALAREGLEPVWAG, from the coding sequence ATGAGCACCCCCACCACCCCTATCCTCTTCTACTACGCCCCCAACGCCTGCAGCCTGGCGGCCCATATCGTGCTGCGCGAAACGGGCCTCGACTTCGAGCCGGTGCGCATCGACCTGGCGACGCGCCGCACCGAAGGCGGCGAGGACTATGCCGCCATCCATGCCAAGGGCTATGTGCCGGCCCTGGTGCTGGAGGATGGCCGCCTGCTGTCGGAGAACACCGCGCTGCTGGACTGGCTGTCGCAGCGCACCGCCCCGCTGCGCCCCACCGGCGACTGGGCGCGCACGCGCCAGCTGGAGTTGCTGAGCTTTCTGTCGACCCAGCTGCACAAGCCCTTCGTGCGCCTGTTCTTCGAGGAGGACGCGGCGCAGCGCCGGGCGCTGGTCGAGGAGCTGGGCGGCCGCTTCGACTGGCTGACGCGACAACTCGGCGCCAGCCAGTACCTGCTGGACGATCGCTACGGCGTCGCCGACGCGCTGCTCTATGTGCTGCTGCGCTGGGCCATGATGCTGGAGCTGCCGCTGGCGCCCGCGCTGCGGGCCCATGGCGCGCGGATCGAGGCCAGGCCGGCCAGCCGGGCGGCGCTGGCGCGGGAGGGGCTGGAGCCGGTCTGGGCCGGCTGA
- a CDS encoding SRPBCC domain-containing protein produces the protein MSNTTHSNSSIATGHVALQRELPHEPAAVYAAWSRREALQRWGHPGSGWWLAFDRFTFRVGQSDLCRFGPEGEPGFVNENRYLALEPQRRIVYASTLAPAGDAPQAPSFAGVVAVEIEALPGGGSRLRFQETGLYFDGGADDEAGHQAGWEQMLDQLAAYLDAQQQAQQQQQT, from the coding sequence ATGAGCAACACAACCCACAGCAACAGCAGCATCGCCACCGGCCACGTCGCCTTGCAGCGCGAACTGCCCCATGAGCCCGCCGCGGTCTACGCCGCATGGTCCCGGCGCGAGGCGCTGCAGCGCTGGGGCCATCCCGGCAGCGGCTGGTGGCTGGCGTTCGACCGCTTCACCTTCCGGGTCGGGCAGTCGGACCTGTGCCGCTTCGGCCCCGAGGGCGAGCCCGGCTTCGTCAACGAGAACCGCTATCTGGCGCTTGAGCCGCAGCGCCGCATCGTCTACGCCAGCACCCTGGCCCCGGCCGGCGACGCACCGCAAGCGCCCAGCTTCGCCGGCGTAGTCGCGGTGGAGATCGAGGCCCTGCCGGGCGGCGGCAGCCGGCTGCGCTTCCAGGAAACCGGCCTGTACTTCGATGGTGGTGCAGACGACGAGGCCGGCCACCAGGCCGGCTGGGAGCAGATGCTGGACCAGCTGGCCGCCTATCTCGATGCCCAACAACAAGCGCAGCAGCAACAACAGACCTGA
- a CDS encoding GlxA family transcriptional regulator, translating to MRKTPAKKALRTQEPLLPPPLRVSILALPETSATAVYGLYEMLSSVGVLWQQVTGEAVAARRIEARIVARSRKPYRSAIGTPIAPHASFAEQGLADVIVVTDIALPLDPAAPSRWGTEIGWVREHLEAGAQVCSACTGAILLAEAGLLDGRDATSHWSASALFRDRYPAVRWRPERILCDGGFEGRLLTTGGASSWEDLALHLVARHCGQEEAVRLAKLFVLGDRSDGQLPFAVMARPRQHEDAVVHASQLWLADHYAQPNPVAQLVARSGLPERSFKRRFTNATGYAPVDYVQALRIEEAKQLLESGGEAIERVASSIGYEDPAFFRRLFKRLAGITPGQYRQRYRRRVEPR from the coding sequence ATGCGGAAAACCCCAGCCAAGAAAGCCCTGCGCACCCAGGAACCCCTGCTGCCGCCACCGCTGCGGGTCAGCATCCTGGCGCTGCCCGAGACCTCGGCCACCGCGGTCTACGGGCTCTATGAGATGCTGTCCTCGGTCGGCGTGCTGTGGCAGCAGGTGACCGGCGAGGCGGTCGCGGCGCGGCGCATCGAGGCGCGCATCGTCGCGCGCAGCCGCAAGCCCTACCGCTCGGCGATCGGCACGCCGATCGCGCCGCATGCCAGCTTCGCCGAGCAGGGCCTGGCCGATGTGATCGTCGTCACCGACATCGCGCTGCCGCTGGACCCCGCGGCGCCGAGCCGCTGGGGCACCGAGATCGGCTGGGTGCGCGAGCATCTGGAGGCCGGCGCGCAGGTCTGCTCGGCCTGCACCGGCGCGATCCTGCTGGCGGAGGCGGGCCTGCTGGACGGGCGCGATGCCACCTCGCACTGGAGCGCCTCGGCGCTGTTCCGCGACCGCTATCCGGCGGTGCGCTGGCGCCCCGAGCGCATCCTCTGCGACGGCGGCTTCGAAGGCCGGCTGCTGACCACCGGCGGCGCCTCCTCCTGGGAAGACCTGGCCCTGCACCTGGTGGCGCGCCATTGCGGCCAGGAGGAGGCGGTGCGCCTGGCCAAGCTCTTCGTGCTGGGCGACCGCAGCGATGGCCAGCTGCCCTTCGCGGTGATGGCGCGGCCGCGCCAGCATGAGGATGCGGTCGTGCATGCCAGCCAGCTCTGGCTGGCCGACCATTACGCGCAGCCGAACCCGGTGGCCCAGCTGGTCGCGCGCTCCGGGCTGCCGGAACGCAGCTTCAAGCGCCGCTTCACGAACGCCACCGGCTATGCGCCGGTCGACTATGTGCAGGCGCTGCGCATCGAGGAGGCCAAGCAGCTGCTGGAAAGCGGCGGCGAGGCGATCGAGCGCGTCGCCAGCAGCATCGGCTACGAGGATCCGGCCTTCTTCCGCCGCCTGTTCAAGCGCCTGGCCGGCATCACGCCGGGGCAGTACCGGCAGCGCTACCGGCGGCGCGTGGAGCCGCGCTGA
- a CDS encoding amino acid ABC transporter permease, translated as MLELIDTYWLYFLVGQYPHGPLGGLALTLAIAGLAILLALPGGLLLGLARNSPRAWLRGPVSALVWSVRGTPLLMVVFWAYFFLPVLTGRKSDQFTTMLIALVVFDSAYIAEIVRAGLQGLPRGQTLAARALGLSHGQTLRLILLPQALRHMLPSLVNQFVTTIKNTSLGTIIGLSELSFIANQINIQVLVKPVQVYATLAGSYFLLCFGLSWLARGLERRLTTGR; from the coding sequence ATGCTCGAGCTGATCGATACCTACTGGCTCTACTTCCTGGTGGGCCAGTATCCGCATGGGCCGCTGGGCGGCCTGGCCCTGACGCTCGCGATCGCGGGCCTGGCCATCCTGCTGGCCCTGCCCGGCGGCCTGCTGCTCGGACTGGCGCGCAACAGCCCGCGCGCCTGGCTGCGCGGCCCGGTCAGCGCCTTGGTCTGGAGCGTGCGCGGCACGCCGCTCCTGATGGTGGTGTTCTGGGCCTATTTCTTCCTGCCGGTGCTGACCGGGCGCAAGAGCGACCAGTTCACCACCATGCTGATCGCGCTGGTGGTGTTCGACTCGGCCTACATCGCCGAGATCGTGCGCGCCGGCCTGCAGGGCCTGCCGCGCGGCCAGACCCTGGCGGCGCGCGCGCTGGGCCTCAGCCATGGCCAGACCCTGCGCCTGATCCTGCTGCCGCAGGCGCTGCGCCACATGCTGCCCTCGCTGGTAAACCAGTTCGTCACGACGATCAAGAACACCTCGCTGGGCACCATCATCGGCCTGTCCGAGCTGAGCTTCATCGCCAACCAGATCAACATCCAGGTGCTGGTCAAGCCGGTGCAGGTCTACGCCACCTTGGCCGGCAGCTATTTTTTGCTGTGCTTCGGGCTGTCATGGCTGGCGCGCGGGCTGGAGCGGCGGCTGACAACGGGGCGCTGA
- a CDS encoding amino acid ABC transporter permease, with product MPELDFGALAAAPYRDWLLAGFLFSLQLAGLALLAALPLAAAVALLRLAPRRAARAIGSGFVEGIRCVPLLVHLLFWYFGAPELLPEALKTRLYQGGHNVEGGAAWIALTLYAAAYMAEDMRSGLRAVPGGQLDAARALGFSYLAAMRLVLLPQALRIMVPPLISQTLNLWKNTSIATAIGTAELMYQAQRVETGSFRGFETFALATAAYLSVSLLITALSLAFQHRYPPRPAARS from the coding sequence ATGCCCGAGCTCGACTTCGGCGCGCTGGCCGCCGCGCCCTACCGCGACTGGCTGCTCGCCGGTTTCCTGTTCTCGCTGCAGCTGGCCGGCCTGGCCCTGCTCGCGGCGCTGCCGCTGGCCGCGGCCGTCGCGCTGCTGCGGCTGGCGCCGCGGCGTGCGGCGCGCGCCATCGGCAGCGGCTTCGTCGAGGGCATCCGTTGCGTGCCGCTGCTGGTGCACCTGCTGTTCTGGTACTTCGGCGCACCGGAGCTGTTGCCCGAGGCGCTAAAGACAAGGCTCTACCAGGGCGGCCACAACGTCGAGGGCGGAGCGGCCTGGATCGCGCTGACGCTCTACGCCGCGGCCTATATGGCCGAGGACATGCGCTCGGGCCTGCGCGCGGTGCCCGGCGGCCAGCTCGATGCGGCGCGCGCGCTCGGCTTTTCCTACCTGGCCGCGATGCGCCTGGTGCTGCTGCCGCAGGCGCTGCGCATCATGGTGCCGCCGCTGATCTCGCAGACCCTGAACCTGTGGAAGAACACCAGCATCGCCACCGCGATCGGCACCGCCGAGCTGATGTACCAGGCGCAGCGGGTCGAGACCGGCAGCTTCCGCGGCTTCGAGACCTTCGCGCTCGCGACCGCCGCCTACCTCTCGGTCTCGCTGCTGATCACCGCGCTCTCGCTGGCCTTCCAGCACCGCTACCCGCCGCGCCCGGCCGCGCGCTCCTGA
- a CDS encoding ABC transporter substrate-binding protein has protein sequence MSSSFISRRTVLAITSVTAALLGLAAPAHADQLDDIRKKGELVVGVLGTDEPNSFIDPKTREIIGYEVDLARAIAGKLGVKLKLKQLAVAARIPELQQGHVDLLAASLTHNKEREAVIDFSLTTFVTGQKVLVKKDSGIKSVAELSGKKVVTVKGGTQEPNIRKAVSPVEVVTFDTGPQAFQALQQGKGVAFVNDEVSLLDQHAKLGSAQAQYLILPQNISVEPLALGIKKGETRLKAAVDEALRGLEQRGEAEKLFVKWYGPETRLKFPSRNFKIDSDKVES, from the coding sequence ATGTCGTCGTCGTTCATCAGCCGCCGCACCGTCCTGGCGATCACCTCCGTCACGGCCGCCCTGCTGGGCCTGGCCGCCCCGGCCCATGCCGACCAGCTCGACGACATCAGGAAGAAGGGCGAACTGGTCGTCGGCGTGCTCGGCACCGACGAGCCGAACAGCTTCATCGACCCGAAGACGCGCGAGATCATCGGCTACGAGGTCGACCTGGCGCGCGCGATCGCCGGCAAGCTGGGCGTCAAGCTCAAGCTCAAGCAGCTGGCCGTGGCGGCGCGCATCCCCGAGCTGCAACAGGGCCATGTGGACCTGCTGGCCGCCAGCCTGACCCACAACAAGGAGCGCGAGGCGGTGATCGACTTCTCGCTGACCACCTTCGTCACCGGCCAGAAGGTGCTGGTCAAGAAGGATAGCGGCATCAAGAGCGTCGCCGAGCTGAGCGGCAAGAAGGTCGTCACCGTCAAGGGCGGCACCCAGGAGCCGAACATCCGCAAGGCGGTCAGCCCGGTGGAGGTGGTGACCTTCGACACCGGCCCGCAGGCCTTCCAGGCGCTGCAGCAGGGCAAGGGCGTGGCCTTTGTCAACGACGAGGTTTCGCTCTTGGACCAGCATGCCAAGCTGGGCAGCGCCCAGGCCCAGTACCTGATCCTGCCGCAGAACATCAGCGTCGAGCCGCTGGCGCTGGGCATCAAGAAGGGCGAGACCCGGCTGAAGGCCGCGGTGGACGAGGCTCTGCGCGGGCTGGAGCAGCGCGGCGAGGCCGAGAAGCTGTTCGTCAAGTGGTACGGCCCCGAGACCCGCCTGAAGTTCCCGAGCCGCAACTTCAAGATCGACAGCGACAAGGTCGAGAGCTGA
- a CDS encoding pyridoxal-phosphate dependent enzyme, with protein MSSPSSLPSDARREQARPAVLDLIGNTPLLPVRRLDTGPCQLFLKLESQNPGGSIKDRIGLSMIEAAEREGLIRPGGTVLEATAGNTGLGLALVARAKGYRVVLVVPDKMSAEKVQQLKALGAEIHLTRSDVGKGHPAYYQDLAAKLAGEIPGAWYADQFNNPANPLAHETTTGPEIWQQVGHQLDAVVCGVGSGGTITGLTRFFAKVRPGLDMVLADPAGSVLKDYVETGAFGEAGSWAVEGIGEDFIPPIADLSGVRRAFEVTDEESFATARELYRAEGILAGSSTGTLLAAALRYCREQTEPKRVVSFVCDTGTRYLSKVYSDAWMFDQGLLKRKRFADLRDLIARPAGEGAVVSVGPDDTLLTAFSRMRQADISQLPVLDEQRRLVGLLDESDLLAGLHEDPRHFRHRVADAMNRAVTTLAPDAPLPALIAQLKTGLVAVIADERGFHGFVTRFDLLNHLRKTLA; from the coding sequence ATGTCATCACCTTCGTCTTTGCCTTCCGACGCGCGCCGCGAGCAGGCGCGCCCGGCCGTGCTGGACCTGATCGGCAACACCCCGCTGCTGCCGGTGCGCCGGCTCGACACCGGGCCCTGCCAGCTGTTCCTGAAGCTGGAATCGCAGAACCCGGGCGGCTCGATCAAGGACCGCATCGGCCTGTCGATGATCGAGGCCGCCGAGCGCGAGGGCCTGATCCGGCCGGGCGGCACGGTGCTGGAGGCCACCGCCGGCAACACCGGCCTGGGCCTGGCCCTGGTGGCGCGGGCCAAGGGCTATCGCGTCGTGCTGGTGGTGCCGGACAAGATGTCGGCCGAGAAGGTGCAGCAGCTGAAGGCGCTGGGCGCCGAGATCCACCTGACCCGCTCCGATGTCGGCAAGGGCCACCCGGCCTATTACCAGGACCTGGCCGCCAAGCTGGCCGGCGAGATCCCCGGCGCCTGGTATGCCGACCAGTTCAACAACCCCGCGAATCCGCTGGCCCATGAGACCACCACCGGCCCGGAGATCTGGCAGCAGGTCGGGCATCAGCTCGACGCCGTCGTCTGCGGCGTCGGCTCGGGCGGCACGATCACCGGCCTGACCCGCTTCTTCGCCAAGGTGCGGCCGGGCCTGGACATGGTGCTGGCCGATCCGGCCGGCTCGGTGCTGAAGGACTATGTGGAGACCGGCGCCTTCGGCGAGGCCGGTTCCTGGGCGGTGGAGGGCATCGGCGAGGACTTCATCCCGCCGATCGCCGACCTCTCCGGCGTGCGCCGCGCCTTCGAGGTGACGGACGAGGAAAGCTTCGCCACCGCGCGCGAGCTCTACCGCGCCGAGGGCATCCTGGCCGGCAGCTCCACCGGCACCTTGCTGGCCGCGGCGCTGCGCTACTGCCGCGAGCAGACCGAGCCCAAGCGCGTGGTCAGCTTCGTCTGCGACACCGGCACCCGCTATCTCTCCAAGGTCTACAGCGACGCCTGGATGTTCGACCAGGGCCTGTTGAAGCGCAAGCGCTTCGCCGACCTGCGTGACCTGATCGCGCGCCCGGCCGGCGAGGGCGCGGTGGTCAGCGTCGGGCCCGATGACACCCTGCTGACCGCCTTCTCGCGCATGCGCCAGGCCGATATCTCGCAGCTGCCGGTGCTGGACGAGCAGCGCCGCCTGGTCGGCCTGCTGGACGAATCGGACCTGCTGGCCGGGCTGCACGAGGACCCGCGCCATTTCCGCCACCGCGTCGCCGATGCGATGAACCGCGCCGTGACGACCCTGGCGCCCGATGCGCCGCTGCCGGCGCTGATCGCGCAGCTGAAGACCGGCCTGGTCGCGGTGATCGCCGACGAGCGCGGCTTCCACGGTTTCGTGACCCGCTTCGACCTGCTCAACCATCTGAGGAAGACATTGGCATGA